The following are from one region of the Vitis riparia cultivar Riparia Gloire de Montpellier isolate 1030 chromosome 14, EGFV_Vit.rip_1.0, whole genome shotgun sequence genome:
- the LOC117930936 gene encoding RING-H2 finger protein ATL56-like: MSTDVVGAATQIIVMAIVISLILLFLGIGVLVIIHVCIVGRAFRGGFGNGRMVERGNPRSTSMSLDDLDKLPCFHFQAKEKGSSSPVDCAVCLDNFKMGDKCRLLPLCNHSFHAQCVDSWLLKTPICPICRTSADFRKGSLVSGEESSHFSDTGNELRESQTTERSYMGDAGIDSRDNPGAVSGIQLSSNHSPNNPAAELAA; the protein is encoded by the coding sequence ATGAGTACTGATGTTGTGGGTGCTGCAACACAGATTATTGTAATGGCAATTGTCATATCTTTGATATTGTTATTTCTGGGAATTGGGGTTTTGGTCATAATTCATGTTTGTATTGTTGGGAGAGCCTTTAGAGGAGGGTTTGGGAACGGTAGGATGGTTGAGAGGGGGAATCCTAGAAGCACAAGCATGTCCCTTGATGACCTAGACAAGCTTCCTTGCTTTCATTTCCAAGCCAAAGAGAAGGGCAGTAGTAGCCCTGTGGATTGTGCTGTTTGCTTGGATAACTTCAAGATGGGAGATAAGTGCAGATTGCTACCCTTATGCAACCACAGCTTCCATGCCCAATGTGTGGATTCATGGCTTCTCAAAACACCCATATGCCCAATTTGCAGAACAAGCGCTGATTTTAGGAAGGGGTCCCTAGTTTCAGGGGAAGAAAGTAGCCATTTCAGTGACACTGGAAATGAATTGAGAGAGAGCCAAACAACAGAAAGAAGCTATATGGGTGATGCTGGGATTGATTCAAGAGACAACCCAGGAGCTGTATCTGGAATTCAATTGAGTTCCAATCACTCACCCAATAATCCTGCAGCAGAACTAGCTGCATGA
- the LOC117931235 gene encoding TOG array regulator of axonemal microtubules protein 1-like, producing MSGKALRDLNMLPGLERKNENSSKGSLTKPCVENSNENSEEWKRKNSSSLVSTPNNGDETIKPEVEIANTEVEYIESENLNDLDDVDMSLKTLLDGLESKDWVLVCEALNNVRRLSMFHKEAMLNMLENVIPLIVKSLKNPRSAVCKTAIMTSADIFSAYSDHIIDSLDPLLVQLLLKSSQDKRFVCEAAERALIAMTTWISPITLLPKLQPYLKNKNPRIRAKASMCFCRSVPRLGVEGVKAYGIDKLIQIAAAQLSDQLPESREAARTLLLELQNVYEKSHEHAPNTVSEQQEMGSWEHFCQSKLSPLSAQAVLRVTNIAREGLVLGS from the exons ATGTCGGGGAAAGCTCTCAGAGATCTCAATATGCTACCTGGATTGGAAAGGAAGAATGAAAACTCCAGTAAAGGAAGTCTTACCAAGCCTTGTGTTGAGAACTCTAATGAAAATTCTGAAGAATGGAAGAGGAAAAACTCTTCCTCTTTGGTTTCAACACCAAATAATGGTGATGAAACCATAAAACCTGAGGTAGAGATAGCAAATACAGAAGTAGAATATATTGAATCTGAGAACTTGAACGATTTGGATGATGTGGATATGAGTCTAAAG ACACTCCTAGATGGACTAGAGTCTAAAGACTGGGTTTTGGTGTGTGAAGCACTCAACAATGTACGTAGATTATCCATGTTTCACAAGGAAGCAATGCTCAATATGCT AGAGAATGTGATCCCACTTATTGTGAAGTCCCTGAAGAATCCAAGAAGCGCTGTTTGTAAAACTGCAATTATGACATCTGCAGACATCTTCAGTGCCTATAGTGATCATATAATTGATTCACTGGACCCTctg CTTGTACAGCTCCTTCTCAAGTCTTCGCAGGATAAAAGATTTGTATGTGAGGCAGCTGAGAGAGCTTTAATAGCAATGACAACTTGGATTTCCCCTATAACTTTGTTACCAAAGTTGCAACCCTATCTCAAGAACAAGAATCCTCGAATACGAGCAAAGGCATCAATGTGCTTTTGTCGAAGTGTTCCAAGACTG GGAGTTGAAGGAGTAAAAGCATATGGGATTGACAAATTGATCCAAATAGCTGCGGCTCAGCTGAGCGACCAGCTTCCTGAGTCCAGGGAGGCTGCTCGGACCCTCCTTCTGGAGCTGCAAAATGTATATGAAAAGTCTCACGAGCATGCACCAAATACAGTTTCTGAGCAACAGGAGATGGGTTCCTGGGAGCACTTTTGTCAATCAAAGCTCTCTCCTCTAAGTGCACAAGCTGTACTTCGTGTTACCAATATTGCTCGGGAAGGTCTTGTATTGGGTTCCTGA